From the Thermoanaerobacterales bacterium genome, the window GCGGGGCGGTCTTTCACGCTGCCCCGCGCTGGCAATGCTTGAGGTGGCCGAGGCGGAGGGGCGCCTGGATCCGGACACGGTGGTTATCGAGCCCACGAGCGGCAACACCGGGATCGGCCTGGCCTGGATCTGTGCCCGCAAGGGGTATCGCCTGGTATTGACCATGCCCGAGACAATGAGCCTTGAACGCCGCAGTCTGCTGGCCGCCTATGGGGCGGAGGTGGTCCTCACCCCGGCCGCGGAAGGAATGGCGGGAGCCGTGCGGAGGGCGGAGGAACTGGCGCGGAGCTATCCTAAAGCCTTTATCCCGCAGCAGTTCGCTAACCCGGCCAACCCGGCGGCGCACGAGGCCACGACGGGGATTGAAATCTGGAACGATACCGGTGGCGCGGTAGATATCCTGGTGGCCGGTGTAGGGACGGGGGGGACCCTGACCGGGACGGCACGGGCGCTCAAGGCGCGTAAACCGGGCCTGAAGGTGGTGGCGGTGGAACCGGCCGAATCGGCGGTGCTGTCCGGCGGGTCCCCGGGCACGCACCGGATTCAGGGTATCGGGGCCGGTTTCGTGCCACCGGTCTTGGAGCGGGAACTGGCCGATGAAGTCATGACGGTGACCGGGGACGAGGCCGCAAAGACGGCACGGCGCCTGGCGCGGGAAGAGGGTCTGCTGGTCGGGATTTCGTCGGGCGCGGCCTGTGCCGCTGCCCTGAGGCTGGCGGCCAGGCCCGAAAACGGGGGGCGGTTGGTCGTTACCATTTTCCCGGATAGCGGCGAGCGGTACATTTCCACCGGCTTGTTTACGGAATAGGTTCCCAGCGAACCACGATGTCTCCCCGCCGGAGCAGGCGGAGGCGGGTGCCGCTGGGAAGCTCACCGGCAAGGAGCGCCTTCTTAAGGCCGATATCGCTTACGATATCCTGATGCCCGTCAGGCCGAAGAACCTTAACCCGGTCTCCGGAACCGGCGGCCAGGAGGACGATCTCCTCTTCGTGGATCGGGGTGCCCAGGATCTTCAGCAGGATGAACACCCCGGGCAGGATAATGAGGATAAAGAGAAAAGCCGCTACGAAGTAAATACGGGGCAGGGTCGAGTTCAGGCCCCAAAGGGCGACGGCGATGGCGGCCAGGGCCGGGATAAGGAAGGTGGCGAACCAGCTTAAGCGGCTGAAGAAACGCACATATATCACCCAGATCTATTCTAACCAAGGTTTGTCCTGCCGTACAATACCAGACCTGGTAAAGCCACCGGCGGTCGCTCCGTAAAAGTCAAAGACGGCTTCCACGGCTCCGGCGTTGAACCGGTCCAGGCCGGCGGGGCGGACGATAATCAGACGGTCCCGGGGGCTGATCCCGACCATTACAGTAGAACCCTCCTGCAGCCCGTAAACGGAAACCGCTGCCGGGGGGAGCAAGTCGAGGAATTCCTTTGCCGCGGTTATGATTTGAAATACCGGCACCCTATCACCTCTCCCTGACTGGTGGCAGGGTTATTTTCCTCCCCAACCGGTATCCTTAATCGTCCTCGAAAAACTCCTTGTCCAGCAGTTCCTTAAAGCGGTCCGGGATGGGAACGGCCGCGGCCGCCGTTGTGCCGTCGGGAAGTTTCAGCTCATAGGTCAGTTCGTAACCGCCGTTCTCGCTCCGGCGGGGGCGCCATTGCTTGAGGATGGTTCCCTCTTGCATCATCTGGGAGATAACCGTTTCGTCACACCACTTGAAAAAAAGTTCCCGCAGTTCGTTCAGGTGTTCCAACACTGGTACCGCCTCCATAAATCACTACCGCTTATTATGCCATGACCCGCCGGAGCATTGGTAGTCTTCGCCGTTTCGGTTTTGGATCAGTACCACTTGCGTGTCAGGACCCAAAGTACGGTCAGCGCCAGGCCTACCGCCAGGGCAAGGGCGATACCGTTCAAAAGCAGCACCCACAGGAACTGGTTGGTCAACGGATCATCCCCCCTCAACATGCGCGTAGCCAGATTATGCACCGGTGGGAAGAGGTGTGATTAGGCGGAAAAAAGGGGAGACCGTTGCCGGCACGGTCCCCCCCGGAAAGCGGGTGACAGCGGGATTCATATACGGTTTTTTATGCCGGCGGCCCGGTCAGGTCAAACCGCAGGAGACCTTCAAAGAGCTGTGCATGGAGTAGTTCGTCGATCCGGATAGGCGTAATGACTTCCCTTACCAGCCGGGTACGCGCCATTTCAATGATCTCGGCATACATCGCGGCGGCCTCGCGCTCATCGGCGATGGCCGTTTCCACGCCTTCGCGGAAGTTGGTAATGACCGGCGGGGACACGATATCGGGTTCCGGGCGGCGGCCGGTGAGGCGTTCCAGCAGGTTTTCGATCATAAAGGCATGCCGTTGCTCGTCACG encodes:
- a CDS encoding ferritin-like domain-containing protein, producing the protein MLERMEVIRMLREALTDERTAIEFYGQMMTLAPNYESFLAFALARRDEQRHAFMIENLLERLTGRRPEPDIVSPPVITNFREGVETAIADEREAAAMYAEIIEMARTRLVREVITPIRIDELLHAQLFEGLLRFDLTGPPA
- the cysK gene encoding cysteine synthase A → RGGLSRCPALAMLEVAEAEGRLDPDTVVIEPTSGNTGIGLAWICARKGYRLVLTMPETMSLERRSLLAAYGAEVVLTPAAEGMAGAVRRAEELARSYPKAFIPQQFANPANPAAHEATTGIEIWNDTGGAVDILVAGVGTGGTLTGTARALKARKPGLKVVAVEPAESAVLSGGSPGTHRIQGIGAGFVPPVLERELADEVMTVTGDEAAKTARRLAREEGLLVGISSGAACAAALRLAARPENGGRLVVTIFPDSGERYISTGLFTE